The Jeotgalibacillus haloalkalitolerans region CAGACTCATTAAGACTGATTCAAATAATGTCAGCCCTGTTGTTTTTGCAAGCAGCCCAAAAGTAAGTGCAACCGGTAAATAACCGACAGCTATACTGATGCCTGCTTTTATACCCGCTTTAAAGCCTGATTTCTGTTCGCTGACTGCGGCCATTTGCATGCATATCCCTCCTTTTTCAGACAAAACGTTTATACACAATAAAATCATTTTACTATATTTAACTCACACGCACAGCCTGAAAAATTCTATTGCCGAAATAAAATAAAAAAGAGCAGGTTTCCCCACTCCCATTAATTATTTCCCCTTAAACACCGGCTTCCTTTTTTCAGAAAAAGCAATCAGCGCCTCTACTCTGTCTTCAGTCGGTATTGTGATCTCATATGCTTTTCTCTCAATCTTTAATCCCGTCTGAAGATCCGCATTCATCCCCGCTTTGATCGCGTATTTTGCCTGCTGAAGGGCGATTGGTCCATTTGCAAGCATTGCTTCAGCGAGTATGGTCACTTCATCATGTAATGACTCTTTTGCGACAGCTTTTGTCAGCAGGCCATACTCATAGGCATCTGCTCCTGTGAACCTTTTTGCCGTTAGAATTAACTCCATTGCCTTTGCTTCTCCAATAATCCGCGGAAGCCGCTGCGTTCCTCCTGCGCCCGGGATAATTGCCAGACTTGTTTCAGTCAGCCCCATTTTCACTTCCGCATCAGCTACCCTGAAATCACAAGCCAGCGCAAGTTCCATCCCGCCACCAAAAGCGTGCCCGTTGATCTCAGCAATTACAGGCTGAGGAAGTGCTTCAATCGCACTGAAGACTTCCCCGATTTTATAAATATTCCGCTTCACCTGCTGTTCAGTCAGCGTCTTTCGTTCCTTCAGATCCGCTCCGACACTGAATGCTTTATCCCCTGCACCACGGATCACCACGACTCTGACATCAGGGTTAATCCGGAGTGCTTCTGCTGTCTGCCCAAGTTCTGTCAGCATCTGATAGTTAAATGCATTCATTGCTTCCGGACGGTTTAATGTAATGGCTGCTATACCGTTTTTCTGTTCAAGTTTGATCGTTTCCATGACTGAATCCTCCTCATAATATGTAAGCACTTTCATTTACATATTGTAGCATCTGTAACCCTTTCTTGCACATTCACAGCCGTTTAGATTTAAGCCCGCGTGGTAAACTGTAATTAGCTGAGCGAAGGCATGAGAGAAGGTGTTTGTGACGAAAAAAGTAGCTGCTTACCGCATTTATAAAATTGTAACAATGGCTGTTAAGTTTTTTCTGCAGGTGTATTTTTTCAACCGCAGATACCGCGGAAGGTGGGATCCTTCTGTTGAGAAGAAATGGTCAGACCTTGCCGGCAAACAGGCCCGGGAATACAAGCAGACAGCATTAAAGCTGGAAGGTCTCATGATAAAAGTCGGTCAATTCCTGTCAACAAGAGCTGATATTATGCCCCGCTCATTTATCATTGAACTCGAAGGCTTAACAGACCGCGTCCCTCCAGTCCCATGGGAAAAAGCAAAGCAGGTCATTGAGGATGAATGGAATACTGATTATGGCAATATGGTGCATAAAATTTCAGAAAAACCTGTAGCTTCAGCTTCAATCGGGGATGTTTATCATGCCTGGCTACACAACGGTGATTCTGTTGCCATTAAAGTCCAGCGTCCAGGCATTGATTACATTATCCGGACTGATTTCAAAGCATTAAAAATCGTCATCTGGCTCGCGAAGAAGTTTACGAAGTTCGGTAAGCAGGCAGATCTGAATGCATTGTACAGCGAAATGGTTAATGTCATTGGTGATGAACTGAACTTCAAAAAAGAACTGCAAAACGGCGTGGCTTTCGGGGAACGTTTTAAAGATACTGAAGGCGTGATTGTCCCGAGATATTACGAAGAGTATACAACCCGCCGCGTACTCGTGATGGAATGGATTGAAGGTTCTAAAATTACTGACCTCTCATTCCTCGATAAGCATGGTCTTAATCGTGAGGATCTTGCAGAGAGACTGCTCCTGTTATTTGTTGATCAGCTGCTGAACGAAGGAATGTTTCACGCGGATCCGCACGGCGGCAATATTTTAATAAAATCAGACGGCACGATCGTCCTCATTGACTTCGGAATGGTGGGGGTTATCCGGAAGAATGATGCGGAAGCCGTTCAGCGTGCGGTAGAAGGCGTGATTTTCGAGCGCTACGGAGAAGTTGTCGGAGCGCTTGAGGATATGAAGTTTCTTCTTCCTTCTGCAGATAAAGATATTTTAGAAGAGATTGTTGAGCGGGTCGTTGCAGTGTATAAAAGTGGCGATTGGCAGGACGGAGAAAGTCTGATGATGGAAAAGCTGCTCGAAGACGTTCAGGACATTGTGAGAACCCAGCCGATTCAGCTGCCGACTGAATTTGCATTCTTCGGCAGAGCCCTTTCCACATTTACAGGCGTTATCTATACCATTTATCCGGAAGCTGACTTTATTGAAATGGCACGTCCAACCATTGTCCGCTGGGCATCCGACCGCGGCGGTGAAGGTGATACGTGGCAGACGGTACTGAGAACCATTCAGCCTTACCTTTCCGCCCCGTCAAAGCTGCTGGATGCCATTGAAGAACCAAAGCGCTACAGAAGATCCATGGAAGCTTTCCGCAAAAAAGACAGCCGGATGAAAGATCTTGCCGACAGACGCAGAGAAACCGTGTACTTCACACTTGTTCCCTTTATTGCCCTTCACGGTGCCGTCTTTCTTGAGGAATGGCTGATTGCCGGCGGTGCCGGTGTGATCACTTTATTCGGCCTGCTGCGGGTAAGGGCTTTATCTAAAAAAATTCAGACAGACTATGAGGAGTGAATCATATGATGGAAGAACCGAACGTGGAACGTGAACGTAAAGGCACAAAAGGACCTTTTGAGGCAAAGCTTGAAGGGCTTGAAGATGGTTACAGAATCACGGTGCGTGGAGATAAAGATAAAATCCAGCAGCAGAGACAGGTCAAGCTTTCGTTTATTGAGTTTTTAAGAAAAGCAGATGTCGCAGGTTATCCGATTTTGTTTCCTTTTAATCTGCTGCTGAGATTTTTTTCGGGGTACAAGAAGCCGAATATGTAAGGCAGTTGTTGGAACGCTCCGTCCGGGATGGGCGGGGTGTTTTTGTTTGGGTTGTTGCGGATCAGGGGGTTGTGGATGAGCGGCTGGCTTATGAAGAGCGATTATTGCGTCAGCTTTTGATTATTTCGCTCAGCAATCCGGATGATTCCATCACCTTTTGGATTAATTCGTTCAAGGCCATTTATCTGCTGCGGAATTCAGTCACCTTTTATTTTTTTCGCTCACCTTTCAGATTAATTCAATCACCTTTCAACTTATTCCGGCGCGCAGATTTTTCAGCCCGGACAACAAGAAAAAGAGACAGGCTTCCCTGTCTCCTCCCATGCACGACCAGTTTTAAGACTGCTTCACCTGATCACGCAGCGCTCTTCTCAAAATTTTACCCGTTGTATTCTTCGGCAATTCGTCGATAAACTCAATCACAGTAGGCACTTTATATTTCGCAAGCTTTTCAGCACAGAATGCCAGCAGTTGATCTTTCGTGACAGACTCATCTTTTAATACTACATATGCATGGACTGCTTCACCAAAATTTGGATCAGGCACGCCGACTACTGCCGCTTCTACAACAGCTTCATGTGCATATAGCACTTCTTCCACCTCACGCGGATAAACGTTGTATCCACCGACAATGACCATGTCCTTTTTACGGTCAACAATATAGAAATAGCCTTCCTCATCCTGCTTTGCGAGGTCTCCTGTATATAACCAGCCGTCGCGGATTGTCACTTCTGTTTCTTCAGGCATCTTGTAGTAGCCTT contains the following coding sequences:
- a CDS encoding enoyl-CoA hydratase-related protein; translated protein: METIKLEQKNGIAAITLNRPEAMNAFNYQMLTELGQTAEALRINPDVRVVVIRGAGDKAFSVGADLKERKTLTEQQVKRNIYKIGEVFSAIEALPQPVIAEINGHAFGGGMELALACDFRVADAEVKMGLTETSLAIIPGAGGTQRLPRIIGEAKAMELILTAKRFTGADAYEYGLLTKAVAKESLHDEVTILAEAMLANGPIALQQAKYAIKAGMNADLQTGLKIERKAYEITIPTEDRVEALIAFSEKRKPVFKGK
- a CDS encoding ABC1 kinase family protein; the protein is MTKKVAAYRIYKIVTMAVKFFLQVYFFNRRYRGRWDPSVEKKWSDLAGKQAREYKQTALKLEGLMIKVGQFLSTRADIMPRSFIIELEGLTDRVPPVPWEKAKQVIEDEWNTDYGNMVHKISEKPVASASIGDVYHAWLHNGDSVAIKVQRPGIDYIIRTDFKALKIVIWLAKKFTKFGKQADLNALYSEMVNVIGDELNFKKELQNGVAFGERFKDTEGVIVPRYYEEYTTRRVLVMEWIEGSKITDLSFLDKHGLNREDLAERLLLLFVDQLLNEGMFHADPHGGNILIKSDGTIVLIDFGMVGVIRKNDAEAVQRAVEGVIFERYGEVVGALEDMKFLLPSADKDILEEIVERVVAVYKSGDWQDGESLMMEKLLEDVQDIVRTQPIQLPTEFAFFGRALSTFTGVIYTIYPEADFIEMARPTIVRWASDRGGEGDTWQTVLRTIQPYLSAPSKLLDAIEEPKRYRRSMEAFRKKDSRMKDLADRRRETVYFTLVPFIALHGAVFLEEWLIAGGAGVITLFGLLRVRALSKKIQTDYEE